CCCGCGGCGTATTCTGCAACGAATCCGGTCTCGGCTCTGCACCGATTGCCGCTGCTGCCGCTAAAACGAACTGGCCGGCGGAACAAGGTCTTATCTCCATGACCGGTACTTTTATCGACACATTATTCATCTGCACTATGACGGGTACAACACTTATCCTGACCGGTGAATGGGCGGGAACTCATGCCGGCGCCGCTATGACGAATGCCGCTTTCAGCTACGACTACGGTACAGTCGGCGGTATTATCCTGACAGTTTCACTCATTTTATTCGCCTTCACGACAATTCTCGGCTGGAACTATTACGGCGAACGTGCCTGCCAGTATCTGTTCGGCATTAAAGGCATCGTACCGTACCGCATCATCTTCACTATCCTCGTTGCTTCCGGTGCATATCTTGAACTTCAGTCCATCTGGGTTCTCGCCGATATCGTAAACGGCCTCATGGCCATCCCGAACCTTATCGCTCTTCTCGGTCTGTCTGGCGTAATCGTAGCCGAAACGAAAAAGTATTTCGACCATCTTAAAAACAATCAACTGTAATAAAATCAAAACCACCAGTTAAACTGGTGGTTTGCTCAACCCTATAAGGGTTTTTCTCTTGTGGTTGCATCTTAAAAGATGCGCTGAATAATCTGACAACCACATTTTTTTCACTGGCAAAGCCCCTCTTTGGGGCTTTTATTTTTGCCTTATTGTCCCTTGCTACCTGTAAACGGGTCTATATATTCTTTTAAACTTATTTGATCTATCATTATGTCTTCTTCTAATTGGTTTTTTATATATTCTTTTATCGCATTTTCATATTTTCCTACTGTATCTACATAATATCCTCTGCACCAAAAATGTCTATTTCCATACTTATATTTTAAATTTGCATGTCTATCAAATATCATCAAACTACTCTTACTTTTCAAATACCCCATAAATCCTGCTACACTCAAATGCGGTGGTATTGCCACTAACATATGGATATGATTTGGGCAACATTCTGCTTCTATTATTTCTACTTTTTTTCTTTTGCATAACTGTCTTAATATCTTTCCTATATCTACTCTTATTTTTTTATAAATAACTTGTCTACGGTATTTTGGTGCAAAAACAATATGATATTTACATCTCCACTTACTATGTGATAAACTTTTTATATCATTCATTGACACGAACCTCCTATACTTTATATGGTTGCCAGACCACTTATATTGTAGTACGGAGGTTCTTTCCTTTTCTTTAAGAATTCTTAACAACCCCCAGTTAAACTGTGGGTTTTATCATACCTATTCGGCGACAATAAAAAGCAGTAGAGAGAAAATCTTTCTACTGCTTTTTTATTACCCAAAATCAAGAACTTCATCAATTATTGCTTTTATTTTTTTACCGCTCAACTGCTTTTTAAACTTCACATCATAGCCATCCTGCTTCAACTGTTCAAAGAAAATTTTAGCACAATCGATTTTTATGTTTTCTTCATCTCTCAAATTCGATTGTTCTTTTACATCTTTCGTTTCTACAATAATATTAAGTTCCTTTTCACCGTTTGTACGTTTAATCACATACATAAAATCGGGACTGTATGTCCCGCCTGTTATCGTCGGTATAGCAATACTGCGGCGCGGTATTTTTCCATAAACGATAATATTATCAATTTCTCCTGATAAAATATTGTCCTTTTCCAAATCCGAATCATATGCTATCTTATCATAAAGATATTTTTCACACGGTTTGCCTTCAACTATCCTTGTACCAATTCTGCCTTGAACAATTTCACTTTTTACCGTTCCATCGCTGTTGGACAGTGCCGTTTCATGCAAAAAAGTATCACAACGTTTATATCTAAATCTACCTTGCAGAAAATTTTTCTTCCATTGAGAAAATTTTGTTACAAAATTATTTACTGCCTGCTCATTAATAAAATCATTAATATCAACAGATTTATGTTTTTGTGCATAGTTTATCATAGCTTTATGAAATACTTTTACCGGTACTCCCGTTAATTTATTAATCCGCTTCAAGAACTCACCATACAATAGAGGACTATCTACTGTTTCTTCTACACTGCCTTCTTCCTTTACTTTGGCTATATGGCTGACAATATCAACTTTCTGCCTGAAACTTTGCAGATAATGACGCGTAAATACGCTATTATCCAACATTTTATCTATCTCTTCCGTAAGGATATTATCAATATCCTTATCATAAATTAAAACATAATTCTGATTGAGTGTTTCCCATAAATTTTTTAATTTATCATACACCTTCGGTCTAATTTTTATTTTTACCGGTTTTTGCCTGTTTACATCTTTTATCTTATTAAGATTTAAACCAGTTGCAATTTCCGGATATTCATTAAACAGCTGTTCCCGTTTATCTGATGATATATTTCTATTCCTATCAATGTATCCCTTACAGCCAAGTTCAAAAAATATTTGGTCCGTACTATCAATGCCTCTTTTATCCGCAATAATTCGCAACATTTCATCGGTAACAGTTGCTGCACTTGGGCGTTCTCCGTTAATCTGATTTATCAATTTCTGCGCAAAATCAGCTTCTGTAAAATCAACAATGTAATTCAGATAAAAATTTTCTTCCGAAACGCGGTGTCCGTTTTCATCCACCGGCAGACGAAGCCCTCTTCCTACTTCCTGCAATTTGCTATTCTCACTGCCGCTGGAACGCAATTTCGTTATAGTAAAGATATTCGGATTGTCCCATCCTTCCTTCAGTGTCCATTTGGAAAACAAAAACCGCCGCACATTATACGTTCCGTCTAAATTTTTAAATGACAGGAGCATTTTCTTATTATGCAAGATATCATTTACTTCTTTAGCTATACTTTCATCAGTATCAGAATTATCCTCTGAAAAATAACCGGCATGACAATCGCCGATATGCTTTAAACTGTATTCCAGATACAATCTGTATTCTATTTCCTCATCATTGCAATTATCTATAGCTTTTTTCAGATATTCCCGCAACAGTTTTTCAAACATTTCCAACAGGTACGGTTTTTTATCCGATTGCTTATCAACTCTATAAGAATGTATATCATCAATGAAAAACAGTGCCAATGTTTTTATCTTGAAGCGTCGCTGGCAGAAATTTATTTTTTCCGCTTCAAAATGGCGCCTTAGTGCAAGTTTTAACATCTGCTCTTGATAGGAATTCATATATACATTTATATCCAACTCTTCACCTTTGTTTTTTTCCAGACCATTGGAGAACTCCACCGACGAAGATTTTATAGCCGTAATGGTAATTCCTTCAAAGACAGAACTAATAAGCGATAACGGTTCATTCACTTTCAACGTATACGTTTTTATCGGTTTATCCTTCATAATATGATGAAACGTCACATAATCATTGCGTTTCATATTAACGATTTTCAGTTTTTCTTCATTATGCGACAACGATTCAAAATGTTCTTTTGCTATGCCTTTTATAAGATTTTGATTAAACGCATCGCAGGCATCAAGTTCGTAAATCAGATTATGATAATCTCGTGTTTGATATTTATTTTTTCCTTTTCCTTTCGTTATCTCCGGAAAAGTTGCCCCGAAACGAATGATACATTGCGGTTTTATCTTTTCGGTTATAACGGAAAACGCCTTCTGCCCTTTGGAAAAGCGGTGCGGTTCATCAATAATGACAACCGGCCGTGTCGCTTCTAATGCACGAAGCGGCTGATAAAAACTTTCTACGCCGTAATCATAGTCATCACGCGAAAGCATTTTTCCACTCGTTAAAAGTTGCATATTCACGAGCAGTACATATATTTTCTTTTTATCCTGACACGAACCTATAACAAAATCACGTACGGATGCAGGAAAATATCTTTTTCCTTTTTTATTTTTCTGTGCTTCCAAAGTTAAAAGCTCAATATTACTGTCATAACCGCATACATCGGCAAAATGTTTCTGCGTATAACTGTCTTCAATGAACTGCTTTGTCCCCGCCTTTATGGACAGACTTGGCACAACGATAATAAATTTATTCATTTTATACTGCCTGTGCAATTCATAAATAGTATTCGTATATACATATGTTTTTCCCGTACCCGTTTCCATTTTTATATCAAGATTAAGATAATTTTCTATATCATTACTGCCTCTGTGCTCTGCAATAATTTTTTCCTGCTGTTTTTTTATATTCTTCAGCAAATTTTTTGATTGAAGATTTATAACGGGATTTTGATAATACTCCTGCAATTTATCGCTTATCTCTACATTTTCAAATACGGCACTTATCGCTTCAACTGCCTTTTGCTGATGAGAAAGTCCCTTTTCAAGTATAAGTTCCATATAATATCTCCTCAATATCTTATATCAATATTCACGGCAATATTTCTGTCTGTTACTTTCAATCTGTGCAGATTGTCTTTAATCATTTGCATTTGTGTCCATGTGAAACTGTATCCGAACACAATTAAATTTTCAGGATTGAACATTCCATCGCCGTCATATTTTTCAATCAATGCCTGTATAGCTTCATCATCAAAATTATCATAGATAAAGTACAAATGCTTCTGGCAGTGATAAGCCGTATATTCGCCGAATTTCACTATTTCAACTTCCGGGCTAAAGCCGTAACCGTCATAAACAAGCCATGTAGTAAGTACCGTTTTAGCCCCGAACATATTAAGTATATGATTATCCGAAATCAAATTTTCATCCGGTTTAAATTCTTCCAATGTGTCGAATACATTATCACTTACATCATTAAGCACATAATGCTTAAATCCCAAATCTGCCGCAGTATCAGGATTTTCCTCTCTAATCTTTTTTGCGGCACGCACAATACGCTCCCTACCTATCTCATCAATAGTTCTGTATCCAGCCTTATAAGCAGGTTTATTTTCCGCAATCTCCTCCGCCAGCTGAACCATAATAAACTTACGATTTCCGTTATCTTTTGCATTTAAATCCATAACAGCATGGGCAGTAGTTGCCGAACCGGAGAAAAAATCTAATATTATATCATTTTTACCTGTTGATAATCGAACTACCCTTGATAATAAAGGCACACCTTTAGGATCATTAAATATACCTTTTCCCATTAAGTTTGCCAATTCCTCATTATTCCCATGAGAATGACCTACTACTTCATAACTCCAAAAAGTTCCACATGTAACACCATTTCGTACTTCCGATAAATATGTTTTCTTATCAATTCCACCATTTTCGTTAAAATATAATTCACCAGAATTGTATAATTCTAATAATCGTTCTTTTGAATATCTTGGATATCGTCCAGTAGGAGCTTTCCAAACAACACCATTTGGAAATGTTATTTCATATAAATTATTTTCATTTCCACTTCTTGCATGTAATGGTGTTGGTTTCCATGCTCCCTTAGGATCATTATCTTTATTTCTATACATTTTATTTTGTTTTTCTGTTCTATCTAATAAATTTAAGTTAAAATTAGAACGATTTTTGGCAAAACAAGTTATATGTTCATGCTGATAAGATACATCTGTATCATTTGAAACTGTATATTTATTATTCCATATAAAATCAGCTACAAAATTTTCTTCACCGAAAATTTCATCACAAAGTAATCTTAAATTTGCCTGTTCATTATCGTCTATAGAAATAAAAATAACTCCGTCATCGGTCAGTAAATCGCGGGCAAGTAAAAGTCGCGGATACATAAAAGTAAGCCATGCCGAATGAGAGGCACTGCCTCTTTTCGTCAAATCGAGCACTCTTTGTGCTTCATCTTCATCTATACTCAATCTTTCCGCCAGCTCTTCTGCTTTAAAATCAAAACTGTCTTTATAGACAAAGCCGTCCGTGCCTGTATTATACGGCGGGTCGATATAAATGCACTTTATCTTTCTGATATACGATTTCAAAAGATGTTTCAACGCATCGAGATTGTCGCCTGTAATATAGATATTTTCGCTATCTTTATTTTCACTTTTTGCATTATGTTCTTCATTCGGTGTAATAACCGTTTCCGTATCCAAACTCGCCAGCATACGGGCATAACTTTTACCCAGAAAATGAAGCCCGTACCCTTCATTTCTGATATTTATTTTGCCTTTCAATAAAGATTGAAACTTTTCCATATCAAAAGTATTATCCTCATTAAAACACTGCGGTATAACTTCTTTTAATTTTTTCATCTCATATGTGCCTGCATTCACTTTTTCATTCTTATCTACAATATCACGTATCATGCTTAGCCTCCTGTTTTATCTTTTTATATTATTATATACCTATTTTAAATTCGTTCTAGAATTAGAAATATTATTTTACCATAATTTATCTTTTGCCAAAATAAAAAACCGCAAAGAATTTATCATTCCTTACGGTTTCTATTCATCATATTCCCTGCAAAATTTCTTTCGGCGAACCTGCTGTAAAATCCGGCTTAGCTTCCATAAGTTCCTTTTCCGTGCCATAGCCGTACGTAACAGCCATACTTTTCAAATCGAAATTTTTAGCACCGAGTATATCGAATTTCGTATCGCCAATCATCAATACTTCATCCGTATTTTCTATTTTGTTCGTCTTCAATACATAATCAAGCACCTGAATTTTAGTTATGCGGCTGCCGTCCGTCAGTGAACCGCCGATAAAATCAAAGTACTTTTCCAAATCATGCTGCGCCAAAATATTATGAGCGAATTTTTCCGGCTTAGATGTCGCTACCATGAGATATTTTCCTTGATTTTTCAATTGCTGTAATACTTTATCAATACCCGTATACATTTCAT
The window above is part of the Megamonas hypermegale genome. Proteins encoded here:
- a CDS encoding site-specific DNA-methyltransferase, whose amino-acid sequence is MIRDIVDKNEKVNAGTYEMKKLKEVIPQCFNEDNTFDMEKFQSLLKGKINIRNEGYGLHFLGKSYARMLASLDTETVITPNEEHNAKSENKDSENIYITGDNLDALKHLLKSYIRKIKCIYIDPPYNTGTDGFVYKDSFDFKAEELAERLSIDEDEAQRVLDLTKRGSASHSAWLTFMYPRLLLARDLLTDDGVIFISIDDNEQANLRLLCDEIFGEENFVADFIWNNKYTVSNDTDVSYQHEHITCFAKNRSNFNLNLLDRTEKQNKMYRNKDNDPKGAWKPTPLHARSGNENNLYEITFPNGVVWKAPTGRYPRYSKERLLELYNSGELYFNENGGIDKKTYLSEVRNGVTCGTFWSYEVVGHSHGNNEELANLMGKGIFNDPKGVPLLSRVVRLSTGKNDIILDFFSGSATTAHAVMDLNAKDNGNRKFIMVQLAEEIAENKPAYKAGYRTIDEIGRERIVRAAKKIREENPDTAADLGFKHYVLNDVSDNVFDTLEEFKPDENLISDNHILNMFGAKTVLTTWLVYDGYGFSPEVEIVKFGEYTAYHCQKHLYFIYDNFDDEAIQALIEKYDGDGMFNPENLIVFGYSFTWTQMQMIKDNLHRLKVTDRNIAVNIDIRY
- the tnpA gene encoding IS200/IS605 family transposase; translation: MNDIKSLSHSKWRCKYHIVFAPKYRRQVIYKKIRVDIGKILRQLCKRKKVEIIEAECCPNHIHMLVAIPPHLSVAGFMGYLKSKSSLMIFDRHANLKYKYGNRHFWCRGYYVDTVGKYENAIKEYIKNQLEEDIMIDQISLKEYIDPFTGSKGQ
- a CDS encoding HAD-IA family hydrolase — encoded protein: MSKFKYILFDLDGTLIESGKGIMNAVKYALKKYGIDETNEAVLRSFVGPPLNQQFAKCYGFSAEKSLEAVLVFREYYETKGILENEMYTGIDKVLQQLKNQGKYLMVATSKPEKFAHNILAQHDLEKYFDFIGGSLTDGSRITKIQVLDYVLKTNKIENTDEVLMIGDTKFDILGAKNFDLKSMAVTYGYGTEKELMEAKPDFTAGSPKEILQGI
- a CDS encoding type III restriction-modification system endonuclease produces the protein MELILEKGLSHQQKAVEAISAVFENVEISDKLQEYYQNPVINLQSKNLLKNIKKQQEKIIAEHRGSNDIENYLNLDIKMETGTGKTYVYTNTIYELHRQYKMNKFIIVVPSLSIKAGTKQFIEDSYTQKHFADVCGYDSNIELLTLEAQKNKKGKRYFPASVRDFVIGSCQDKKKIYVLLVNMQLLTSGKMLSRDDYDYGVESFYQPLRALEATRPVVIIDEPHRFSKGQKAFSVITEKIKPQCIIRFGATFPEITKGKGKNKYQTRDYHNLIYELDACDAFNQNLIKGIAKEHFESLSHNEEKLKIVNMKRNDYVTFHHIMKDKPIKTYTLKVNEPLSLISSVFEGITITAIKSSSVEFSNGLEKNKGEELDINVYMNSYQEQMLKLALRRHFEAEKINFCQRRFKIKTLALFFIDDIHSYRVDKQSDKKPYLLEMFEKLLREYLKKAIDNCNDEEIEYRLYLEYSLKHIGDCHAGYFSEDNSDTDESIAKEVNDILHNKKMLLSFKNLDGTYNVRRFLFSKWTLKEGWDNPNIFTITKLRSSGSENSKLQEVGRGLRLPVDENGHRVSEENFYLNYIVDFTEADFAQKLINQINGERPSAATVTDEMLRIIADKRGIDSTDQIFFELGCKGYIDRNRNISSDKREQLFNEYPEIATGLNLNKIKDVNRQKPVKIKIRPKVYDKLKNLWETLNQNYVLIYDKDIDNILTEEIDKMLDNSVFTRHYLQSFRQKVDIVSHIAKVKEEGSVEETVDSPLLYGEFLKRINKLTGVPVKVFHKAMINYAQKHKSVDINDFINEQAVNNFVTKFSQWKKNFLQGRFRYKRCDTFLHETALSNSDGTVKSEIVQGRIGTRIVEGKPCEKYLYDKIAYDSDLEKDNILSGEIDNIIVYGKIPRRSIAIPTITGGTYSPDFMYVIKRTNGEKELNIIVETKDVKEQSNLRDEENIKIDCAKIFFEQLKQDGYDVKFKKQLSGKKIKAIIDEVLDFG